Below is a window of Equus quagga isolate Etosha38 chromosome 1, UCLA_HA_Equagga_1.0, whole genome shotgun sequence DNA.
gtgtgttgggggcaggaggaagcagCTGACACAGGAGCCATTCTACAGGAAAAGGCTTCCACTCCCTCCTGTTCCCAAAGAGGGGCAGAACTGGGTCTGCTTCCATCCTCTTCAACAAGCTGAAGGAAGCAGAGGCTTGTAGGAGTTGAGAAGAAGGTGGGCCCACCCATCCTCCACCTCCCACTCTTGCCACCCCCTCTACTTTCAAAAGGCCTAAATCCCTCTCGGCCCACATCGCACCAGTTCCAGGTCTACACAACTGTCAGTCAATGAGCTCACCGTCCAAGGCACCGGAATGCAGCCCTGGACCCAGGCCAGCAGAGCCCCTGCCGAGGGGTGCGGGCTGGCCAACCATCCCCTGTGCTCCCCAACGcagcctcccctctccacccccagaTTCCCCCCAAATCCTTATACTAGTGAACTCAggttaaagaaaacattaaaagcagCCTTGAAAGGGTAAAGAAGTCATAAATGTGCGGAGGAGGCGAAGAACAGAGATGGGGCGAGGAACAGGCCCACTCTGCCGGCTGAGGGGTGCAGGGGCCGGTGGGGTGTTTCTGATAGGAAACAAAGAGTCCCTTTCCTTTATTCAGAGTTTTCTGGTCCCCAAAGCACATTCTTGTGTATTATCCACTTGAGCCTCCAAACAACCCTGGAAGGTAAGGATGAATCTCACATTACAGCCACAGAGATGGAAGCTCAGGGAGATTAAGAACTTCCCCAAAGCCACATTGCTAAGAAGGATCCAACCTGGCACTTGAACCGGGTCTTCCAACTTTGATTCCGCTGCCCACGTGCTACGTCTCAGCTGCTTCCGCAGGGGTGACTATGATCCGAAGATCATTTGGGGCCAGCTGGTGAGGCTAGCTGCTCCTCCCCCGCCAGCTGCCCAAGGCTCTCCGTCCTACTCGGAAGAACAGGCGTGGGGTGTGGAGGTAGAAACCCGTCAGCCTGTGCTGGGCGAAGCCCTGTGGTAGGCCCGGCGGTAGAGacaagggcagagccaggatggaaGGGACGACTCAGGAAATGGAGGCCCGGCGGTGGCAGCGTTTGGTTCTGGGAGCCTCCCTCGAGGGGTGATCACTCTAGGAGGAagctcatctctctccttcctgaagTTTCTAACACCTCTGGGGCCTGGTCAGAGACTACAGCCCCCAGGTCTGTGCTTAATGAACGGTAAAAGAATAGCAATCATTATCCTAATAAGTGGCCCCAGGACACACAGGGAAGCAGGGACTTAGAAAGAACCAGAATCCCAGAGCCCCAGGGAGCCAGAAATCAGCGTCTTCAGAAGAGAAAAGCCACCTTCCACCCCCATCTCTGAACATTCCTCAGGGGTGGTAGTCCTGGGGCTGGCGAACAGGATGAGTACCTCCTCTGGCTGGTGGTCTTGGAAGGAAGGAATGCTTACAGGACCTGTTTCTTCTTCAAGAGCCAAGGGAAGGTGCCCAGAGCAAGTTCACAGCAGCCCGGTTATCCCAGGATTGGGTTCTCCCATCCTTTTGGCCAGTGGAAGACAGTGCCTAGGGGGAGGCCTCCCATTACCCACAAGTGCCTGTCATTGTGGCCACCAAGAGTTGAGTGGCTTGCAGTTTGGGTGGGTGAGAAACAAAGGGCTTTTGGGCTGGAATCCAGAAAGTTCTAAGAGGCCATGTGCTCCTTCCCCGTGTCGTGCAGGGAGCTTGGTCAAAAGGGCCCCTCTGGACCTGAACCACCATCCAGGCGATGCCGCCTGGGGCAGTCCGGACTAACCGGATGCATCCGCCCCTGAAACACAATTACTTGAGAACGTGTCCTGCATGGAGCCAGGACGTCAGAGGTAACGACCTCTCGTGGTCTCACCCAACCTGGGACCCTGGAAGTTCTCCAGAGATGGtggccccagcctctgccccaaaCCCAGCCCCTTCAGACTGTTGTGGAGTTCAAACCCGTCTCCAGGTGTGGGTTGAGGCCCTCTCACAGGGCGATTGCGAGAAAATTAATTACTTAATGTATGTAAACgagctttgaagatgaaaagtgCAAACGCACAGTGTCCCTAATAACATCCTCAATACCTTTACGGAGTCCCGGAGTCGCCGCTGAGCTCACCTTTAAGACGAGTCCTTGGGGAGTTGCTGGCAAACTCCCCAAGCCCATAAACAACATAAAATGGCTTTTCACTCCTTTTATGCAGCCAACCCCAGCTCTCCCCACCAATAAAAGGACCAGGGAGGATCAGAGAGGCCAGAAGGATCCTAAGCCGTGCACCCCGCAGCCCTCACCATCGTCCGCTGTGCTCACCTCTGCTCAGACGCACAAGATGTCCTGCCGTTCCTACAGGATCAGCTCAGGATGTGGTGTCACCAGGACCTTCAGCTCCTGCTCGGCTGTGGCCCCCAAAACTGGCAGCCGTTGCTGCATCAGCGCCGCCCCTTACCGGGGGGTGTCCTGCTACCGGGGGCTGACGGGCTTCAGTAGCCGCAGCCTCTCTAACCTGGGCTCCTGCGGACCCCGTATCGCTGTGGGCGGCTTCCGGGCCGGTTCCTGCGGCCGCAGCTTTGGATACCGCTCCGGAGGCGTGTGCGGACCCAGCCCGCCCTGCATCACCACGGTGTCAGTCAATGAGAGCCTCCTGGCGCCCCTCAACCTGGAGATCGACCCCAACGCACAGGGCGTGAAGCACGAGGAGAAGGAGCAGATAAAGAGCCTCAACAACAGGTTCGCTGCCTTCATCGACAAGGTCAGTGAGGCCCGGGATGGTCCAGAgagggccccagccctgccctccctggggaaGATCCCAGTCTGTCCCGGAGACAGCAGGGCAGCCACATTTCAgacagcagagagagggaaatgcaTACCAATAAGGGCAGAAGGACGGGTTTTCATCCTCCAATTCCAGCAAAGTGTATTGAGGGCCCCCAGCAGTCCAGAAATTGAGTGTGTGGtctaaagtgtgtgtgtatgtgcggaGAGAAGACAACACGGGAATATCAGAGCTGCTCCTGAAAAActggcctgggccctgggtgCTGGAAGAGTGGGAGTTAATGGGAAGAATAAAAGGCACGTGGCCTGTGGCCTAGGCAGCTCAGGAAGTGTCGGGGGCGCCGCTTGGCACCGTGTtgcctcccccatccctgccctggcATGTGGGACCCCGGCATGATACTCGTCTGGCTGACGGAACTGGGCTCTGTGCTTGTTGTGGGGATTGGTGGGTTCATGCAGGAAAagtgctggcacacagtaagcactcgaTAAATGCTAGCTGTTAGTATTATTTTCCAAGAACGGTAGTGGATGGGGAGGTGTGACAACTAACGAATCCAGATTTGGCAGCCTCCTTCATGGGTGGGGGGCTGGGAACGTGGACGGCAAGGTGGCCAGGCTGGCAGGAGGAGGCCCAGTGATGCAGAAAAAACACCACTCTGCTGCGAGCCTGTCCCCCGATAAGGCCTCCTACACTGCTCCCTTCACTCCTGCGTATGCGCGGCCTCACTCCGCAGAGTAGATGGGACCAGCCTCTGGGGTCTGGGGTCCGGGGTGATGGGGATGGCAGGACTGACCTTCCTGTCATCACTTTCTCTTAGTTAATCCTCGAAATGCCCCAGTGGGGTAggtatcattatctccatttgtCGAATAACAAATTGGAGTTGAGAGAATTTAGATGAGCTACTTAGACGTATGTGGTGGGCAGGTGAGGGGACCCACAGGACGGCAAATCCTGACTCCATCACCTGCTGATGGGGTGACAATGAGCTAGTCATTTCACactttgggtctcagttttccaGTCTGTACGATGGAGGGAATAATATCTCCCCCCAAAGGattgtgagaattgaatgaaattaagagatagatacagatacagatactGATAAAGATATTGCACTGCCTCCCCAGGGGCTGGTACCCAGGCTCCTTGGGTCCCAACGCTCAACCCCACGGTTCAGTCCTTGGCTGGTCCCGGCGGTTCAGGGAGCATCAGGCTAGAGAGGGCTCCGGGGGACCAGGCACCTGGCCGACTCCCCCTGAGTCTTCTTCCTCCACCCTGAATGGCAGGTGCGCTTCCTGGAGCAGCAGAACAAGCTGCTGGAGACCAAGTGGCAGTTCTACCAGAACCAGCGCTGCTGCGAGAGCAACCTGGAGCCGCTGTTCAGTGGCTACATCGAGACGCTGCGGCGGGAGGCGGAGTGCGTGGAGGCCGACAGCGGGAGGTTGGCCTCGGAGCTCAACCACGTGCAGGAGGTGCTGGAGGGCTACAAGAAGAGGTGAGTGCACACAACCAGGGGATCACCGGGAAGCGGGAAGGCTCCGCCCACGACCCTCTGGAAGCAGCATCTTTAAGATTCCTGCCTGGCAACAGGGGCTGCCTGGAACCCGAGGACATGTCCAGTAGTGGTTTAGGTTTCTGCAGATTCTTCAGCTCCAACTCTACCTCTGGGAGGCCCGGTGGGTCTTAGAGCTTCAGGGGAAGTGAGGAAAAGAATGCCAGTGTGGTCCTACAGCAATCTTTTTTCCCTGCTCCTTCCACTCACCTTTACGACACAGGCTCTGCATTCTCCCTGCCTGTGGCACCAGCTCTCTTTGCATCTAGGAAGCAGGGATGATTTTAGGCTTGGGGGATGGAGCGTGCATTCCTTGATCTCATCCCAGAGACTGCAGGACTGGGTGGAATAAGCCAGGCTGGGACGAGGGCTAGCCCATGAGAATGCACAGAACAGGTCATGGAGAGGATGACATTTGCAGGGAGTTAATCCCTTTGGACTTCCGGAAGAGCTTGCTGGGGAGCTGGGATGGTCTCCAGGCCCCCGCCCTCAGCTCCGGCCCCTCTCTCCTATACCCAGGTATGAAGAGGAGGTGGCTCTGAGAGCCACAGCCGAGAACGAGTTCGTGGTTCTAAAGAAGGTGAGGGGGCTGGTCAtggagcggggagggagggggacccATCTGTGCAAACTCCAGTGGGGGGCCCGGTCACCACAGGGACCACAGAGGcaccctccctgggcctcctcccaTACGCACGCCCTCTCCTCTTcgcctcccccccacccccccgccacCACCAGGACGTGGACTGCGCCTACCTGAGGAAGTCAGACCTGGAGGCCAACGTGGAGGCCCTGGTGGAGGAGTCCAGCTTCCTGAAGCGCCTCTATGATGAGGTGAGGGGCCCCGTCAACCCTccagggcaggtggaggggaaCAGGGGAGGCCTGGGGGAGATGGACGAgggtgcgtgtgtgcacgtgtccGCCCCATGGGTGATGTAAGCATGAGaagaacatgcacacacatgcaagaGGGGCATGTTGTGTGGCTGTCATGTGTGTGTGAGCCCAGGGAGAGCCTGGCATGCGTGTCTGAGGACATGGAGTGCGTGTTGGGTCTCACTGTCGTGAGTTCCTCTGCGGGTTACAGGTGTGTGTCTGCGTACACATCGGTCTATACGCGGATAGGAAAGTGTGTACGTAGGGGTGGGGTCAGAGTAGGTTTCCAGTTAGAGAGGGCTCTTAATTAACAGACAAATCACTGGTCCTGACAttcaaaccccaggcctctgctgaGCGACTCTGAGTCAAGCCTTTTCACACACAGGGCTGCAGTTTTCCCATTTGTTAAGTCGGGGGCATCCCCAGCTGACCTCTAGGGTCCCCTCcagctttattgttttatcaCGTACCCGTGTGTGAATGGTGGGGGGCGCAGCATGTGGACAGCGGTCATGTAACGTGCCTGACCAGAGACCCCTCCAGGGAGTGGACCTTGTCCCCAGGCCTAGAACACATGGCCCAATGCGGGCACCAGAACCAACTGCACTGGCTGTTGGCCCCCCAGGAGATCCGCGTCCTCCAAGCCCACATCTCAGACACCTCGGTCATCGTCAAGATGGACAACAGCCGGGACCTCAACATGGACTGCATTGTGGCCGAAATCAAGGCTCAGTACGACGACATCGCCAACCGCAGCCGGGCCGAGGCCGAGTCCTGGTACCGCAGCAAGGTGAGTGGCACGGAGCACCTGCCTCCTGACACAGCAGTGGGAGGGATGCGAGGTGGATGTTAGCAAGGCTTCTTTTTCCGGGAGATTTTGATCTTTAGGGATGGTAAGAGAAAGGCAGACAGCTCTCAGTCTGGGTggcagggcagggctgccagGTATGATTATGCAGGCTGAGCACTGTACAACCTGCACTATCATCTCTGCTGTCCTGAATGGTGGGATGTCCCATCCTGAGCCTCAGGAGCCTCTCTGCCTACCCCCAGTGCGAAGAAATGAAGGCCACGGTGGTCCGGCACGGGGAGACCCTGCGCCGCACCAAGGAGGAGATCAACGAGCTGAACCGCCTGATCCAGAGGCTGACCGCCGAGATCGAGAATGCCAAGGGCCAGGTAGCATACAGGGAGGGCTCCAACACCCAGCACAGGCAGACGGCAGCGCAGGGCCCTTTGCCCCCAGGGTGACAAAGGCCTGGCCCCTATCAGGCCTCACAGGGTGCCCATGAGGAAGCAGGGACCCAGAGCGAGGGCAGGGGCTCTACCACATCACGCAGCACTCAAGCCACGATGAGCTGCATCACTGACATCCCCTCCTTGGCCCCCTCATGACCACCGCCAAGGAGAGATGGTGCTCCCATGCCCTTCCCCATGTTCACAGTCCCATTAACTACCCGGTCACAGGTAGCTAAcccaccttctcttctctctgggacccctctccctgccccagctccatCGGCTCAGCTGAGCCAAGCCggccttctctctctcacccttgTCCTCACATCTCCTCCCCCGTAGCGGGCCAAGCTGGAGGCCGCTGTGGCCGAGGCCGAGCAGCAGGGCGAGGCGGCCCTCACCGATGCCCGCTGCAAGCTGGCCGGGCTGGAGGAGGCCCTGCAGAAGGCCAAGCAGGACATGGCCTGCCTGCTCAGGGAGTACCAGGAGGTGATGAACGCCAAGCTGGGCCTGGACATCGAGATCGCCACCTATAGGCGCCTGCTGGAGGGCGAGGAGCACAGGTGGGCTAAGGGGGACCTTGTGGGTATGGAAGGTAGAGGCCCTGGTCCTTGGGAGTGCATTTCCCTGAGCCCAAGTGTGAGCTACATAGCTGACCACTGCTAGTACAGGTCAAGcttcaagaagaagaagaacttaTCGAATACTTATTATATGCAAGACCCATGCTAGGTGCTCATTTTAATCCTTGCCACCCAATGAGGTGGGTATCATTTTTTAAccaaagacaaggaaagagggCTCAGCATTCAATGACTTTCTCATAGCCACACAGTTAAATGCAGGAGCCAAGTCCTGCATGTATGTCTCCTGTCTCTGAAATCTGTTCTCTTGGACTAGCTTGCTACACGAGGCTGCAGCTCGGCCTGCCGTGCAGCCTTACGTGTTATAGGAAATGCGCTCTCTGCACGCCTAGCTCTTCACTGGCACGGAGCCCTTCCACACACACAAGCATTTCACTCCACTCTCCTGTTTGTGAGCCTGATGGAACCACCCAGAGTGGGCAGGGCCACTCAGAATGGAGGCGGTGGTGGAGTTCATCACCTCCCCCATCTCTGCCGAAAACCACAAGACCTTGTCTCCGTGGTCAGAGAATGGTTACAGAAAGACAGTGAGCATTTCATACGGACTTTGGGGAGCCCTTCCTGCCACTCAGGGGTAGGATCTGTACACAGGAGGGCCCTCTGTCCCCGAGCCACATCCACCTCAAGGATGACTGCTCAGCGGCCGGGGCTAACGGAGTGTTCTTTCCCCGTAGGCTGTGCGAAGGTGTGGGCTCCGTGAATTTGTGTGAGTATCCGCTCAAAACCCCCCTAGAAAAATGGCTTTGTCGCTGGGCAAAGTTGAACCCGACAGCCTAACCCTTTGAACCTGGAATGTTCCCCAAATGGGAGGTGGCCTTTCAGCCTCCCCTGGCTCCTCATGGGGGAGCCTTAAGGGGGGTAGGAAAAGCAGAGGTGAGCGCCCTTCCCTGGTGGCAGTGTGAGCTGCAGGCCGTGGAAATGGGGCAAGGTGGCTTTGCCCCTCTGGGTCCGGGGTCCTGGCGTCTTGCCCCGGTCCCCTGGAAGGGCTGAGATGCTGAGAGGAACAGGGCCTGAGTCATGAACTGCTAAACCCctttgaggaggaggaagctCCTGCAGTGCAGAAGCCCTTTAGGGCCTGTTATGGGGTTGGGGAGTTCACGGCAGGCCACtcacccctccctgtcccctctctccccacaggcGTCAGCAGTTCCCGCGGTGGAGTCTCCTGTGGGGGCCTCACGTTCAGCACCACCCCGGGGCGGCAGCTTGTGTCTGGCGCCTCGGCCACGGGGGGCAGCATCAGCGTGCTGGCCCCCGACGCCTGCGCCCCCTGTCAGCCCCGCTCCTCCAGCTTCAGCTGCGGGAGCAGCCGGTCGGTCCGCTTTGCGTAGAGTCCCGGGGTCGCCTGCATCTGCCAAGCTCGGGATGGTGTGTGAATGGAAAATGTGTGCTTGCTTCCAGAATCTTCCACATGTTCCTACAGAGGGAAAAACCCTGGGGCCACTCTCCGTCCCCTCCTCATTTTAGGGCGTTGCTTCCTAGCTCTCCTCAGCTTCAGTTAGAGAGTCATTCCCTGCCTTTCGCTTAAGTCCAATTTGACTCCAGAATACCTGTGGCCAATTCGTGTTGTCCATCAAGCTCTCCGGGACACTACTAGTCACCCAGGGTGCCTGGACATCATGGAAGCTTGGCCTTCCCCTGGACAAGGAATGAGCCCAACTATCCAGCCGCGTCTCCCACCACCTGAGAACCAAACAGAGAggaagccccccaccccacctccggCAGCTGCCCTCTCCTGGCTGGGGAGATCTCTGCAGGAAGCTTTTGCCAGGTGGTTATTTCGTGTTTTGCTTGTCTCTCTGACGGACTGCCTTCTTCTGGGCTAACGTGTTCCAGCCAAATTCCTCATGTGACCTCCCAGTTAAGGGGCCCATTATGGGGGGAATCCTTTTGATTTTGGACAGCTCTCGCTATTCAGTGCACCTTTAAACATTTCAGAGAAAACTCCGTGGTTGCTCCAGATCTCCCCCTGCCGGTGCAGGGGCGGGGTCTGTCCAGTGCAGAGCGGGTGGGATGGAGAAGGTCAGGCCACTTCCTGGGTCTCCCTCTGGTTACGACTGTCTGTGGGTGCCTTGCCTTCTGGGTTGTCTCAATCTGTGTTTCAATAAATGCTGCTGCCCTGCAAGGATATGTGATCTTGCGAACGACAATGTCTCCGTCGCCTCCAGCGTGTCCCATGCTCAACTCCCTCTTGCCCCATCTCCAGCTGGCCAGTCCCTCCCAGCCCCATGCAGTGTTTCCTCAGCCCCCCAGTGATCCTGCCTCTTCCTGTCCACTCCCGTAGCCTGATTCCGGCTCAGCTTCCTCGGTCCCCTCAGGCCTGGATTACAGCCCCAGCTGCCCCCGTGATTGCTTTCTCCCCggccccaccccacacaccccCAGCAGCCAGAACCCCATCCAAACTCCTTGCTCTCATACCCTCCCGCCTGGTTCAAACCAGTTCCCGCATAAATGTGTGCTCCTTAAGCCAGATGCAGGCTCCTCCAGTCTCTTCTtccccagctgctcctccacCCTGTACAGCCCCACCACCCAGCCCTGATCCTCCCAGATGTGGGCTCCACCCCATGGAGACAAGTCCACCCTCTTCGGCTGCCCAGGACCACTCCTCGGGGACACACAGGCTGCCTCACGCCCTCCTCTCATTTGCCTTTGCTCTCTGCtccccctgcctgccctccctcccactcatacacatcctcctccccacccccacagcgtCTAGAACCCTGAgggtctctgcttctgtctttgtGGCTCGGAGCCAGGGATGTCAATGTGTGTTTCCTGAACCTGGATCAGGCTGGAGATTCCCTAGGGGCAGGAAGTGTCTCCTCCTGGCTCGGAGCCTCCACTAAGTCCCAGGATGGGGCTCCAGGACATGTCAGGCCTGGCACAGTTGGATAAACTCAGGCAGCTGGTAGAGCAGGAGGTATAGACATCAACCCTCTTGGactcacttctttttctctgttaggAGAACAAATTGCCTGTCACTATTCCAGGCAGACATCCATCTGCCAGCCCTGTCTGCTGCCCCACCCCCTAGCCTTTCCCTGGGAGAAGAAGTTAAGGCCCTGTGCCTTCTGGTGAATCCTCAATTCAGGCCCAAAGGGGCTGCTGGCCTCTTCTGAGCGCTCGGGCTGCTGCCGTTTGAGCTTTGCCGGCTGACTCCAGACAGGCCGTGTCCAAGTTTCTTGcctgtcccttcccttctcccacctgTCTGGGCCTTGAGGGCGTGGTGATAATCACAATGAGCCAAGGTTCAATTTAGGGCCCATCATTCATCCACAGGAAAGGTTACATCTCTCAGGGACTGAAAAGTCAGgagatggacatttgggtatCAACACGCCATATCTCAGCAAGGCCCCCAGGCATTGGGCGTCGACCCCGGGGGTCTGAGCTGAGGTGGCTGAGCCCTTTCCAGCCCTAGCACCCACTGTGGTTCTGGATGCTGGAGTGAGTCTGTGCTTAGGGAAAACAACTTGATGGTACCATGGTCTGGTACCAAGCATAACTAAAATGCCAAATCGAATAAGCAGAAAATACAACACCATGCCTTGAAAAGTCAAACAGCCAGGAGCTGGCAGACATTAATAAGCTTTTTAATAAGTTTCCGTGTTTTGTGTGCAAAGATGAGTCAAGGGACTTGCCATCCCCAGGTGCCTCTGGCTTATGGGAGGAGTCCCCTCCCCAAGCCGTCCTCACAGCCCACAGCAAAGATCCAGAGCGAGCTCTTCTGGATCAAAGGATCCTGGGGCTCCCATAGCCCTGATAAAAGAGCTATTCCCGCAGAGAGCAAAGGGTACAATCCAGGGGTAACTAAGGATTAAAGTTTTATTAGTAAAAAACTTACAAAGGAGAAGTCCAGGTGTCTGAAATGGAGAGAGCAGGGAAAAGCCAGAAGAGCGAGCGGCCCCACACTCAGGTGGGCCCGTGCGAGGGGTTCCTGCCTGGCGCCTGTTTCCTCCGAAACTCCACAAACCAAGCTGAGACCTTCGTCAGAGAAAATCAGACCTTCTGTCTACTCTGCTCCCATCTGAATAGTCAGTGTCCCCCACAACGTACACAGGATCCCGAAAGGGTTAGGAAGTATGGAGGATGGTCCTTTCAAAACATCAGGTCAGCCCGGGTTTGGAATCCTCTCCTTTCATCTCAGAGGCCACAAGCAGGCCTCCACAAAGTCTCAAAGCCCCTGTGCCTTGAACTGTCCTCACAAAGCCGGCTCCTTCCCCCGGCCCAGTATCTCCAACTGCTCCCTGCTTCAGTCTTTGGGAATCTCAGAAAATACAAATTGGTGTCATTCCTCATTAGAGCCAAGCATAGTGAGAAACTCAAGCCAAAGTGTGTCCCTCTTTGCAATGGACATGGACCTCGGAAACGACCACCTGGGAACTGCCCTTTGTCTGCATGTTCACACCCCTGCTGCTTTCTGAGGATACAGACATTAAGGGGTGACTGTACTGAGTGTTTTGTTCATTGAGAATTAGAGTGATGAGGACCCCTGCACTACGTTTTGCTCTCCTTGGGTGGGGGCACCTGCAGGGGAAAGAGGCTCAGCTCACAGCTGCCTCACACCacttccctgccccccaccctccccacatcCCTTTGTGCTCCTGGAAATCCCTGCCCATTTCTGCTTTGTTCAGAAACAGAGAGGTCCCCAACGTGCCCGCTCTGACTCCCTTTGCGCTACTGGATGGGGTGGTGAGAGCTGGGTAGCAGGGAGTGGAGTTGGGGCAGCACTCACAGTGTGAGCTTCTGCATTAAAAATGGAGACACCACCAGGCACAAACATGTAAACACACCCTCCACCACCATCTTCAGAAGGAAGTGCAGACCCCACCCTCCGCCTCCAGGGCAGCAGGTGCCCCGTGGGACCCATTTCCCTCCTCAGAGCAGGGCTGGTGGCGCCTTGAACTTAGTCCTACCCCCACTCAAACTTGGTGGGATCCAGACGGTGATGCACTCAGGATGTAGCCCCTGGGACCCTCTCCGTCCAGGAgtcagagaggaggagagcaCTATACTAACAAGACCTTGGTTCTCCTGGGACCCAGGGGCCGATGTGCCCCCTGGGGACACATTCTGGAGGCATCAGACTACTGCATTGCCAGGGGCAACTGCTCAAAGGGTTTTCTAAGGCTTGAGATCAAATATGTATTCTTGTGGCAAAATACCTTCCACCcagtcaggtttttttttaaaccttttttttttcttttgccccaAACAAAACAAGATGGGAAAAGTAGAGTTCTTCCTGTAAAACAGGTGAAagaaagttgtccttcagaaaccCCTGTCTCCACGTCCTCACACCCAGGGGGACACGCTTGCATCAGAGAGGTCTCTGAACAGACTTCTCCAGGTGGGACTTGTTGGGGATTGTCAGTTCCGGAAGAGGACGAGACAGAGTTCCCCACTCGATTGCCCCCGTCCTAGGCCATCAGGGGAAATCCACAAGCCCTGAGTTTTAATTCTGGGTTCCCACATAAGAGGCCTGTATTAATTGCTCCATAATAAAATCGTCCAAGATTCTTGACGAGcagaggctttggggagatgtTTCTACAAATGCTTCCAGAAGGTTCCTTTATGTCACCTCCATCTCTTACCTGTGAAGTGTTAGACTCCCTCATCTGGGAGCGTCTGATGAGCTGGGATGCTTAGTCTGAAGGAAGAGCTGGGGTAAGGCAGCAGGAAGTGTGTGAACATTGGCATTCCCCAGAtctcagtttggatcctggactaGCCGTATGAGCTTAGCAacgttacttaacttctctggaccttaatttccttatctataaagtgaaGATAATACTGTTGCTGTGAGCAATGAATGAAATACACATATGATGTGCCAGCCACTTAGCAGGTGCTGTGACTACaggctcccttctcctcttcttttctatctttggCCCCACTCTGCCCCGGCATGGGTGGCCCAGATGGGTTCTGATCTTTTGGCAAAGTCAAAGGAGAAATGCAAAGAGATGATGTGATCCTGTGAGAATCAGAGGGAAAGTCACCTCCACGGCCAGAACTTTCTGACCCTCCTGTTCCCTTGGCCCATacgccagtggttctcaaacttcagatCCTGTGGGAATCACCTGGGAGCCCGTGTACGTTCAGATTCCTGTGGTCACCCCTAGAACTTTTGATTCAGTAGTTCTGGATGGAGCC
It encodes the following:
- the LOC124246410 gene encoding keratin, type II cuticular Hb5 yields the protein MSCRSYRISSGCGVTRTFSSCSAVAPKTGSRCCISAAPYRGVSCYRGLTGFSSRSLSNLGSCGPRIAVGGFRAGSCGRSFGYRSGGVCGPSPPCITTVSVNESLLAPLNLEIDPNAQGVKHEEKEQIKSLNNRFAAFIDKVRFLEQQNKLLETKWQFYQNQRCCESNLEPLFSGYIETLRREAECVEADSGRLASELNHVQEVLEGYKKRYEEEVALRATAENEFVVLKKDVDCAYLRKSDLEANVEALVEESSFLKRLYDEEIRVLQAHISDTSVIVKMDNSRDLNMDCIVAEIKAQYDDIANRSRAEAESWYRSKCEEMKATVVRHGETLRRTKEEINELNRLIQRLTAEIENAKGQRAKLEAAVAEAEQQGEAALTDARCKLAGLEEALQKAKQDMACLLREYQEVMNAKLGLDIEIATYRRLLEGEEHRLCEGVGSVNLCVSSSRGGVSCGGLTFSTTPGRQLVSGASATGGSISVLAPDACAPCQPRSSSFSCGSSRSVRFA